agggactccctgtgtccccacctccactgctgcagagctcGGGGCGGGGGAAAGGTGGTGGTCCCCAGCCCAACGCCTGTCCCTGGCAGGTTCAAGGcgaagctgtggctgtgtgaGGACCacccactgtccctgtgtgaGCAGGTTGCCCCCATCATCGACCTCATGGCAATAAGCAACGCGCTCTTCGCCAAACTGCGGGACTTCATCACCCTGCGGCTCCCCCCCGGCTTCCCCGTCAAGATTGGTACGgactgggctctgctgctgaccTGGCCGGCACAGCCAGCTTCCCTCCTcgcctcttttcccttttcctgcagaaatcccCATCTTCCATATCCTCAACGCCCGAATAACCTTCGGCAACCTCAATGGGTGTGACGAGCCAGTCAGCTCCCTgcggcacagccccagcagcgaGGCACCCTCACCCAGCAGCGACTCCTCCAGcgtcagcagctccagctccctcagtatGTGGGGGGGACACGGTGAGGTGGGATGGGAAGGGGTCCCAGTGGGGTACAGCTGGTGGCAGTGGGTCACAGCAGGGTAAGGGACACACACAACTGGCGGGGTGGAGTAGGAGGGGGACCCCACGGGTGCCCAGCCAGGCCAGCTCTGGTCTCCCCACAGCCTCGTGCCGAGCGTGTGAGATGGACCCGGCGCTGTTCGAGGTGCCGCGGGGGTACAGCGTGGTGGGCACCCACCAGGACGCCCTGCGGGAGGACGAGGATGACCTGCTGCAGTTCGCCatccagcagagcctgctggaAGCGGGCAGCGAGTACGACCAGGTGGGCACTGTCACCCCTTCACCTCCTCCTGGCTGAGAGACGCCGCTGCCCACCCCATCCCGATCCTCACTCACcccacctctctccatccctgcatgcCAGTGGGTCAGAGTTCATGCTGGGGGagctggtttttggggtgccacGCTCCAAGCACCCCTCTTTCACCGGCCACAGGTGACCATTTGGGAAGCACTGACCAACAGCAAGCCGGGCACCCACCCCATGTCGCACGAGGGCCGCCGGGGAGACAGGTTGGTAAGGTCTGGCCAGCCCCCCTGGGGGGAGTGGGTGTGGGTGCCGGACCCACGGGGACCCCACCGagcccctgctgccccccaggACTCCCCAGCACACGGCATCCCCGCGTCCCCCCGTGGCCCCGGCGCCGGGGGGCGGCAGGGGGCCCGGCGCGCTGTTCCCCAGCTACGCGGAGCAGCTGCGCCTGGCCATGGCGCTGTCGGCgcgggagcaggaggaagcGGAGCGCCGGACGcgccaggaggaggaggatctGCAGCGGATCCTGCAGCTCTCTCTGACGGAGAAGTGACCCCGCACCCCCACTGAGCCCCTCGCCCACCCCGGTGGGGATGGGGACGTGTctggggggcacagagggggaGCGGTGTGGGGGGAGCCAGTCCAAGAACTGCGGAGGGCAAACGGGGAAGAGGGGAGCAGGATTTGGCCCTGGGAGAACGTCCCCAGAACTGGGGCAATATTGGGGTGAGGTGGGGgcaccccacagcagcacagggttGGGGTGGGTGTTAACCCTGCACCTGGGGTGGCAGGGACCAGGGAGGGCAACTCCACAGACTGTACCCCTTCTCCAGGACACCCCTACTCCCCCAGCCACCCTACGGGGTGCTTCTCAGCCCCTCACCCCAGGAAGGTGGTGGGGGGCACATCCTGCCCCGGATGGGTGGGCTGCCAGTTGCGTGGGGTCCCGGGGTGCCCCAGAGCCAGGGGACTCTGCCCGGCTCTCTcttcccacccctgcccaggCGCTACCAAGTGCACTTACCcgggagctgctctgcctgccaaCAGGGGTGGGGGCTCAGCCCTATTGTACCCCACAGCCAACAAGGGGCTGCACGGCCGCCCCCCCTCCATGGCACGGGgactgctggggcagctgaagAGGTGCCTGTGAAAGGCGGCCCGGTGTCACCCCCCTTACCCCTGCTCACACCCCTCCACCCTGCTCGGATGCCCCCCCTTGGCAGCGCTGCACCCCCTCATCCCGGGCACTAACCCCGAGAGAAACCTTACGTCAAATGGTGCTAACCCCGGCCCCCTGCCCCGGCTGCTCCCCCTTTGCACAcggggggccgggggctgcggggtgAGGGGGGGGCCGGGCTCGCTTCCCTGGGACTTTTCATAGCTGGTGCCCCTCCCTCCACCCACCCGTGCACCCCACAGCAACATCTGGGCCAGGGCCGGGGGAGCCCGAGCAGCTCCGACCGCGGCCAACACCAATAAATGCTCTTTAATGTTTGTCTCTCTCGGCCTCCCTCTGCCTGGGCCGGGGGTTGGCAGGCAGCGGGTGCTGGCAGAGGGGTGCAGGCAGCACCCCTGGCACGGTGGTCCCTCGTCCCCGGTACCTGCCACGCAGCCAAGGCTGGCTGAGCCCTTTATTAAAGGGGTCCAGGAGCAAAGAGCCGGTTGGGAGCACCCGCCGAGGGGCCGATGGGGCAGGGGGCGGTGAGGGGGTGATGGGGTGGGGGTGTAGCACCGTACACAAGCACATCCTGGCCGGGGGGGGCCCGgcagctccctgtcctgggAGGCTGCTGGTGCCCAGCGTGCAGGTCCCTGTGTTGGGATGCttggcagccccagcctgcgGGCACTGAAGCACCCTCGGGTGCTGCAGTGGGGTGCCCATGTGCCAGGACACCCCGGGAGCAGGATGCGAATGATGCCACTGGAGGCGGGGTCAGGGTCCgacccctccctgccccctcGGCTCCTGGGAAAAGAACACGGCTCCGGGCTCCTGCCCAAGGTGGGGACTCGGCTTTAATCCCCGGGAGGCCGGGGCAGTCCTGGCCCTGCCCGTGGTCGTGGCCGTGGCCACCGCGCTAGTCCGTGCCGTTGGTGAACTGGCAGAGTTTGTTCTCCAGGTCGGAGATGCGCTTCTCCTGCGCTTGGACCGTCTCCTTCAGGGCACGGatctcctccagcacctcctccaaggctggctgctgcagagaggggGAACACAGGGTCACCGACGAGTCTGGCCCCTCCTGTGCCACCCCAGGGCATGTCCCTATCCCTGGACACTCACAGAGAAGTCTGAGTCGCAGGTGGAGTGCCTGCGTCGGGGGCCTGGCGGGGGTTTGCTGTCCAGGATGTTCTTCTTGACCACCTTCAGCTCCCGGTTCTTGATGGGGACGTACCCATCCCGCAGCGAGATGAGGATGGGCTCTGCGTCCTTCCCCGACAGCCACTCATCTGCCTCCAGGGCCGGCTCGGGGCCTGGCGTGTCAGGGTAAAGGTCATCCTGGAAGAGGTCTGACTGCGGGAGGGAGAGAGACCATGGTGAGATGTGGGGCGTCTCCCCCCAGGCCCCCCATCTCCCCTGGGACCCAGGCTCACCTTGCGTGGCACCGTCATGACAATGGGCTCGCACTTGCGCTCGTGCAGCTTGAAGAACCTGCGTGGGGCACAGGCAGTCAGGGCCCAGCTGACCCCCCTGAGCCCTCtggctccccccagccccccttTGGCTCTCACCTGGCGATCTCACACTTGCTGACATCCAGCCCACGCTTGGGCATGAAGCCCATGCCCCGCTGGGGCTCCTTGCTGCTGTAGGTGTTCAGGTAGTGCACGTAGGGCGCCTCGTCCGTGATCTCAAAGTACCGGATGCTGCTGTCACCctgcaggggtggggacaggtgttagccagccctggcaccctcAGGGACAGGGTGGCATGGGGGTGCACCCCGGGGAAGGGGGGTTACCTTCCCGCAGAGGTAGACAATGCTGGAATCGGCGTCGTAGAAGGGCAGCAGGACCCCGTTGCTCGTGTCCATCTCTTGCAGGGCAATGGGCTCCTCAAAGTTATTCTGGGGGGCCGGAGCAGTGGTGGAGGGGTGTGAgcagtgaccccaaaacccccacccACCCTGGTTAGTCACACACATTAGCCACGGCACACTGGGGGACAGGGCTTGTCCCCTCCAGGGTACGCAACCCCTGAGGCAGGCAGCTTGGCatgcccccccagccccactcctgtTTACCTGCATGGCTGGGTaccccccagcctggctgtaccccccttccccagcactccctgcctcccagccccctccccaccccagcacagcacgGCACACTCGGGAACTTGGCATCTTTTGGGAGGGGGATGCAGCAGACACGGCAtcctggggcgggggggggttAGCAAGGGGTCTGGGGGGCCAAGTTCCCAGGGCAGCACTCCATGCGGCCTCGTTACCGGGTCCCACAAGCCCAGCTCCCGCTGGCTCATTCTGGTAAAGCCCGTGGTAAAGATGTGTCCTTCCCGTGTGAAGATGGCCCGCACGGGCCTCAGCCCTTCGTGGGGGGCAAACCTCtcctggggggagggggagacAGTCAGCACGGGGCATGGGAAGGGGGGAAAACGGGGGGGGTCCGGATCTGTCCCCCAGAACAGCCGTTGAGTCCTATTCCACGATGCCCCCTGAGCGCACGCGTTGCCAGAGAGTATCCCCGGCCCCCAGAGCGCTCCCGGCCGGGCTGAGATCTGTGGGGTTGGCGCTGGCCGGGCTGGAGCCGCCGTCCTACCAGGTCCCAGAGGCCCAGCTGCCGCTCGCTCATCCTGCTGAAGCCCGTGGTGAAGATCTTGCCATCGGCCACGAAGATGGCGCGGATGGGGCGGGTGCCGTCGTGCGGTTTGGTTTTCTCCTGCGCCGGCGTTAGCGGGTTAAATCAAACACAGAGACGCGCGGTGCGGGGTTAGTAGGGTCAGGCAGGCACTGGGGGGGACCCCGCGGTGGGATGggggggacacagcaggggCACTCACCGCTATGATCTGCTGCTTGCGGGGGTCGATGACACGGACCTTCTTGTCCTTGCAGGTGGTGACGAGGAGGCTGCCATTGCGGTTCCAGCCCACGTTGTAGATGAGGTCAGTGTGCATGTCatccagagccagcagcatctccccagtCCCCACATTCCAGAGGATCACCAGGTTgtcacagcctgcagaggacCGAGGGGGCAGATGCTGTCACCCCATGGATCTCCTGTGACCCCGGGGAGGGTGACCCGGGACCCCCTTACCTGCGCTGAGCAGGACGTTGCGGGCGGTGGGGTGCCAGGAGATGATGCTCACCCGCTTGGAGTGTCCCTCCAGTGTCACCACGGGCTCCGTGATGTTGCGCACAGGGACATAGTCGGGGATCTGCCACACCTGGGGGGGGACGGAGAGTGGGGCGTTGGGGATCACCCTGTGTGTGAGCACTAAGCAGATGAGGGGCCTCGGAGCCAATTAACCTCATCATtaatcccagctcagcctgcgGGGAGGGTGGCGAGGGGACACCAGAAGCGCCTCCATCCTGGAGTGCATCACCAGCATCGGGGTGCAGGTGAGCACAGGGAGGGGGGCACAGCCGGggtgcagcccccagcccccccccccccagctgtTCCTGCATGCTGAGTCGCCAGGGAGGGTAAATTTAGCACAAACTGCTGCATCATGGAGCGAGCAGCCGCCGCCAGCGCGAACGCATGGCACCGGGGCTAAAAATAGGCCAGTGACACTTCAGAGGCGGCGAGGGCGGGGGGGATGCTCTGCACCGCTCCCCCAGCGCCCGCCGCCCCTCCCGCGCGGCGCCCAGCCCCTCACCATGACGGTGGTGTCCTCCGAGGCGCTGGCGATGACGTTGTCGTTGTGGGGACACCAGTCGATGTCCAGCACGGGCGCCGTGTGTCCCGTGACCAGCGGGTGGTTCTTGTCCACCCGTCCTGTCTGCAACGGCGAGGGACCAGGATGAGTCCCCTAGGAGAGACCCTGCCAGGTAcccccccaaagcccagcctggccacCACATGGATTGTGGCACAAATGGGGACATGCAGGGGATTCCGGCAGTGGCCAGAGGTTTGCACCCGCCTTgaagggggaaactgaggcacatgGGGCAAATGGGGTTCATCTGGCACAGGGCCTCAtagggacacagaggggaatGATGTGACCCATGAGAGGCTGTTTTGTGTCTGCTCTGATGGCAAGGAGGGGTTGGGGACCCTCTCCCAGTCTCTCTGCCAGGGTTGGCAGGGCAGATCCCCACTCCACTgggtgctgctccctgggcatGCTGTGCCCCCAGGGAACTGGGGCTGGGGATAAGGCAGCTGGGGGTTTTCCAGGTCACCTCGGTTGCCCCAGGGATGTCACCCTTGGCAGGTGCCATGATCCCCCAGGTTGTTGCTGCCCTGAGCCCCCACATGAGGAGGGGGTGTTGGGGCAAAGctgaggggctctggggccaCAGCAGGTCCCCAAAAGCAAAACCCATCAGCACGTTCCCCCCAGCACATCTCAGCAGAGTGACCAAACCCCAGCATCCTCCCCACTCACCTTGGCAAGGGGCAGGACAATGAAGGCCCCGCCACCGCCGGACTCCACAATGATGGCCACAAACTTGGGGTTGACAGCGCAGAAGGAGCTGTCACATGTCACCTTGGAGACACGGATGTCCTCGTACATCTGGTCTGCCTTCACCGGCTGCCCGAACACATGCCGGAACTTGCTCTGGCGCACCACACGGCGGCTCATGGCTGGGGGGGACACGGTCAGGCCACCACCTCcccaccctggcacagctcgGTCCCCTCAGGCCTCGTGTTCCGAGAGACTCCTCCTATTCTGGGCACAGCGGGAAGCCTGGGAACACTGAGGTGGCGGGGAATGAGGATGTGGATGGTGCCGCCCTGACCCCACATCGGGGAGCAGGGGCAGCCCTTGTGCAGGGATGTGggggtgctgcaggtgctgggggcTGTCAGCTGGTGGCCAGAGCCACTTGAcactgggcagggacacggccATGTCATAATGAAGAGCTGTGCTAtgacctgtggctgtgccataCCCCACAGATGTGCCATAACCACAGATGTGCCATGCCCCATAGCTGTGCCATACCCCACAGATGTGCCATACCCCACAGATGTGCCAtgccctgtggctgtgccatgccctgtggctgtgctgtaCCCCGTGGCTGGCACTGGGGTTGGCACATGAGCTACTGCAGCAGCGTAGCAGGGTGCAGGGGACTTTGGGGTGGACATAAAGGTGCTGTGCACCAGGTCACAGCTTGTCCCCTTGTATCCCATCCTGCATCAGTGGCCTGAG
Above is a genomic segment from Vidua chalybeata isolate OUT-0048 chromosome 20, bVidCha1 merged haplotype, whole genome shotgun sequence containing:
- the CORO6 gene encoding coronin-6 isoform X1 yields the protein MSRRVVRQSKFRHVFGQPVKADQMYEDIRVSKVTCDSSFCAVNPKFVAIIVESGGGGAFIVLPLAKTGRVDKNHPLVTGHTAPVLDIDWCPHNDNVIASASEDTTVMVWQIPDYVPVRNITEPVVTLEGHSKRVSIISWHPTARNVLLSAGCDNLVILWNVGTGEMLLALDDMHTDLIYNVGWNRNGSLLVTTCKDKKVRVIDPRKQQIIAEKTKPHDGTRPIRAIFVADGKIFTTGFSRMSERQLGLWDLERFAPHEGLRPVRAIFTREGHIFTTGFTRMSQRELGLWDPNNFEEPIALQEMDTSNGVLLPFYDADSSIVYLCGKGDSSIRYFEITDEAPYVHYLNTYSSKEPQRGMGFMPKRGLDVSKCEIARFFKLHERKCEPIVMTVPRKSDLFQDDLYPDTPGPEPALEADEWLSGKDAEPILISLRDGYVPIKNRELKVVKKNILDSKPPPGPRRRHSTCDSDFSQPALEEVLEEIRALKETVQAQEKRISDLENKLCQFTNGTD
- the CORO6 gene encoding coronin-6 isoform X5 → MSRRVVRQSKFRHVFGQPVKADQMYEDIRVSKVTCDSSFCAVNPKFVAIIVESGGGGAFIVLPLAKTGRVDKNHPLVTGHTAPVLDIDWCPHNDNVIASASEDTTVMVWQIPDYVPVRNITEPVVTLEGHSKRVSIISWHPTARNVLLSAGCDNLVILWNVGTGEMLLALDDMHTDLIYNVGWNRNGSLLVTTCKDKKVRVIDPRKQQIIAEKTKPHDGTRPIRAIFVADGKIFTTGFSRMSERQLGLWDLNNFEEPIALQEMDTSNGVLLPFYDADSSIVYLCGKGDSSIRYFEITDEAPYVHYLNTYSSKEPQRGMGFMPKRGLDVSKCEIARFFKLHERKCEPIVMTVPRKSDLFQDDLYPDTPGPEPALEADEWLSGKDAEPILISLRDGYVPIKNRELKVVKKNILDSKPPPGPRRRHSTCDSDFSQPALEEVLEEIRALKETVQAQEKRISDLENKLCQFTNGTD
- the CORO6 gene encoding coronin-6 isoform X3 → MSRRVVRQSKFRHVFGQPVKADQMYEDIRVSKVTCDSSFCAVNPKFVAIIVESGGGGAFIVLPLAKTGRVDKNHPLVTGHTAPVLDIDWCPHNDNVIASASEDTTVMVWQIPDYVPVRNITEPVVTLEGHSKRVSIISWHPTARNVLLSAGCDNLVILWNVGTGEMLLALDDMHTDLIYNVGWNRNGSLLVTTCKDKKVRVIDPRKQQIIAERFAPHEGLRPVRAIFTREGHIFTTGFTRMSQRELGLWDPNNFEEPIALQEMDTSNGVLLPFYDADSSIVYLCGKGDSSIRYFEITDEAPYVHYLNTYSSKEPQRGMGFMPKRGLDVSKCEIARFFKLHERKCEPIVMTVPRKSDLFQDDLYPDTPGPEPALEADEWLSGKDAEPILISLRDGYVPIKNRELKVVKKNILDSKPPPGPRRRHSTCDSDFSQPALEEVLEEIRALKETVQAQEKRISDLENKLCQFTNGTD
- the CORO6 gene encoding coronin-6 isoform X4, encoding MSRRVVRQSKFRHVFGQPVKADQMYEDIRVSKVTCDSSFCAVNPKFVAIIVESGGGGAFIVLPLAKTGRVDKNHPLVTGHTAPVLDIDWCPHNDNVIASASEDTTVMVWQIPDYVPVRNITEPVVTLEGHSKRVSIISWHPTARNVLLSAGCDNLVILWNVGTGEMLLALDDMHTDLIYNVGWNRNGSLLVTTCKDKKVRVIDPRKQQIIAEKTKPHDGTRPIRAIFVADGKIFTTGFSRMSERQLGLWDLNNFEEPIALQEMDTSNGVLLPFYDADSSIVYLCGKGDSSIRYFEITDEAPYVHYLNTYSSKEPQRGMGFMPKRGLDVSKCEIARFFKLHERKCEPIVMTVPRKSDLFQDDLYPDTPGPEPALEADEWLSGKDAEPILISLRDGYVPIKNRELKVVKKNILDSKPPPGPRRRHSTCDSDFSPALEEVLEEIRALKETVQAQEKRISDLENKLCQFTNGTD
- the CORO6 gene encoding coronin-6 isoform X2, producing the protein MSRRVVRQSKFRHVFGQPVKADQMYEDIRVSKVTCDSSFCAVNPKFVAIIVESGGGGAFIVLPLAKTGRVDKNHPLVTGHTAPVLDIDWCPHNDNVIASASEDTTVMVWQIPDYVPVRNITEPVVTLEGHSKRVSIISWHPTARNVLLSAGCDNLVILWNVGTGEMLLALDDMHTDLIYNVGWNRNGSLLVTTCKDKKVRVIDPRKQQIIAEKTKPHDGTRPIRAIFVADGKIFTTGFSRMSERQLGLWDLERFAPHEGLRPVRAIFTREGHIFTTGFTRMSQRELGLWDPNNFEEPIALQEMDTSNGVLLPFYDADSSIVYLCGKGDSSIRYFEITDEAPYVHYLNTYSSKEPQRGMGFMPKRGLDVSKCEIARFFKLHERKCEPIVMTVPRKSDLFQDDLYPDTPGPEPALEADEWLSGKDAEPILISLRDGYVPIKNRELKVVKKNILDSKPPPGPRRRHSTCDSDFSPALEEVLEEIRALKETVQAQEKRISDLENKLCQFTNGTD